The following proteins are co-located in the Colletotrichum lupini chromosome 4, complete sequence genome:
- a CDS encoding cysteine synthase K/M:Cysteine synthase B encodes MAQPNHLNVYTGPDSVRNYFDPDVAPPLPLVEVPEALNPYRQHGVRIYAKMMSMHPANNVKAMPALNLLQNGVVPGKTETIVEYSSGSTVISMSLASRVYYGVPDVRAFLSNKTSQAKLRLMQFFGLDITLFGGPSQPEPLDPRGGICAARNMGSDKGTALNPNQYENDDNWKSHVRWTGPQIFKQLPQISLICAGMGTSGRKDVNSVSSTTPNILIGTLTGLGTYFKQAKPSVYRLGVCTAPGDRVPGPRSYALLQPVEFPWRSAVDHVEHVGSQHSYSLSLDLCRQGLIAGPSSGFNLQGLYQFLDKRIAAGNLNELADDAGEIHCVFVCCDLPYQYIDEYFAKLGPEHFPAIHNENLTKVDLHRYDEAWEKTATEVFMQIPSAGAIRTNETHLPSTPRYVDTSSAALIPRLPNTIILDLRQSEDYQMHNVAGSENIPIVESSDWKPFSDSKVLEQLWLKLETTFDSNKDVGKELEEYRQKPILVLCYDGDSARVATSVLRAKGFEADSVRGGFRALKELERTTKATSGGCSKDMPATSSVEELVGHRQSYLQLA; translated from the exons ATGGCCCAACCCAACCACTTAAATGTCTATACAGGGCCAGATTCCGTCAGGAACTACTTCGATCCTGATGTTGCCCCGCCGCTGCCACTAGTCGAGGTACCTGAAGCCTTGAACCCCTATCGTCAGCATGGCGTCCGGATTTATGCCAAGATGATGTCGATGCATCCTGCGAATAACGTCAAGGCTATGCCAGCACTCAATCTGCTCCAGAATGGGGTTGTACCAGGAAAGACAGAGACCATCGTCGAGTACAGTTCCGGCTCGACGGTCATCTCTATGTCGTTGGCTTCCAGAGTCTACTACGGTGTGCCAGATGTGCGGGCCTTTCTCAGCAACAAGACTAGTCAAGCGAAGTTGAGGTTGATGCAGTTCTTCGGACTGGACAT TACCCTGTTTGGTGGCCCTTCTCAACCTGAGCCTCTGGACCCACGAGGAGGCATTTGTGCCGCAAGAAACATGGGCAGCGATAAGGGCACTGCGCTCAACCCAAACCAATACGAAAATGACGAT AATTGGAAGTCTCATGTGCGGTGGACTGGACCCCAAATCTTCAAGCAACTGCCCCAAATTTCTCTCATTTGCGCAGGAATGGGTACTTCTGGTAGGAAAGATGTCAACTCCGTCTCGTCGACAACGCCTAACATACTAATAGGCACTCTAACTGGTCTTGGAACCTACTTCAAGCAGGCTAAGCCGTCAGTATACCGGCTGGGTGTCTGCACCGCGCCTGGCGATCGTGTTCCTGGCCCCCGATCCTACGCTCTTCTTCAACCAGTAGAGTTTCCATGGAGATCCGCAGTCGACCACGTTGAGCATGTCGGTTCTCAACACTCCTATTCGCTCTCGCTGGACCTGTGCAGACAAGGCCTCATCGCCGGCCCGTCTTCAGGTTTCAACCTGCAAGGCCTTTACCAGTTCCTTGATAAGCGTATCGCGGCCGGCAATCTGAATGAACTAGCCGACGATGCTGGCGAGATCCACTGCGTTTTTGTCTGCTGCGATTTGCCTTACCAGTACATCGATGAGTACTTTGCGAAATTGGGACCTGAGCATTTCCCTGCAATCCACAACGAG AACCTTACAAAGGTTGACCTTCACCGCTATGATGAGGCATGGGAAAAGACTGCGACTGAAGTCTTCATGCAAATTCCGTCTGCAGGTGCTATCCGGACCAACGAAACCCATTTGCCGAGTACACCACGCTATGTCGATACGAGTAGTGCTGCACTTATCCCCCGCCTTCCAAACACGATCATTCTCGATCTGAGACAATCCGAAGACTACCAGATGCACAATGTCGCAGGTTCCGAAAATATTCCGATCGTCGAGTCCAGTGACTGGAAACCGTTCTCCGACTCAAAGGTTCTGGAACAACTATGGCTCAAGCTTGAGACGACATTTGACTCGAACAAAGACGTCGGCAAAGAGTTGGAAGAATATCGACAGAAGCCTATTCTAGTGTTGTGCTACGACGGCGACAGCGCCAGGGTAGCGACCAGTGTCCTGCGTGCAAAGGGCTTTGAGGCTGATAGTGTTCGAGGAGGCTTCCGTGCTTTGAAAGAGCTTGAGAGAACTACCAAAGCTACATCGGGGGGTTGTTCCAAAGATATGCCCGCCACCTCGAGCGTTGAAGAATTGGTTGGTCATCGCCAGTCGTATCTCCAGCTGGCGTGA